The segment GATTTATCGCGTTCGCGACCTTGGCGAAACGCTGACTTATGATCAGGTCAAAAAGAGTCCTCAGCTAAATCAGGTTTCCTACGAACTGAAGAAAGGCGAGCCTGTTGCGGAGGAGAATCGCTTCTTTCTGCCGCGGTTTACGCTTGAGGGCTGGGTTTTCAATCCGAAAACAAAGCAGTACCAAAAAGTAGCTGTCCGCGACACCGTCAGTCCTTCCGTCGCTCGGGCGATTCGCATCCAGGAAGACCCGCGGATGCCGCTGCTCGATGGCATTCAGATGTCCAAGGTTGAGATCCCGAAGGTGAAAGCTGATTCCGACATCGGAGCCTGGGGCGTTGCAATCTGGGAAGACATCAATCCGAACATCGACTACGTCAGCGTTTTTGTTAATGGACTGACAAACGCGTACCGAATCAAACGCGGCGAAGACGGATCGGTTGGATTCGTTCGCAAGACGCTGCAATTAAATTTCTGGCGTCCGGGCGATGATTTCGAAGAAGAGAAAGACAACGTGCAGTTCGGAATTCCACTGGTAGATAGTGCCAAAGAGCAAGTTCTGATTACCCGTCGCTATGCATTGCCGGGACCGGTCATCCGGGCTTATGTCGACGACAAAATGGCGGACCGCAAAGTTTTGATCATGGAAACCGACGCCATGGTGAACATGAAGGACTTCAAATCCGCTCTGGTTCCGACTCTTAATAAAGGCAGTTTGCCGGACGTGATCGCCACAGCATTTGCAGACGCCGGGCAATCTGTCAGTCGGGATGTTGGCGTCGATATGCTGATCGACGGCAAAAAATGGGCTTTCAAGCAAGGGAAGCTGGATATCGAGCTAGTTCTCGAGCCTCAGTATTGGGAACCTGATTTTGAAGGCATTCGTTTCATTAAAAGCCTTGATTTCATGTGGATTTACCGATAGTATTTCCCGACTAAACCTATGTCGTCCGGGAAAAACCGGGGCATTGCAAGAATCAGAGTTCGAGATTTTAACCAAATTCAGGTAGAGAAATGGCTCATAAAAAGGGACAAGGTTCCAGCCGCAACGGTCGCGATTCAAACGCACAGCGTCGCGGAGTCAAAAAGTTCGGCGGTGAGTCGGTCGTTGCTGGCAATATCCTGATCCGTCAGGTTGGCAACAAATGGCATCCAGGAAAAGGCGTTGGCCAAGGCAAAGACTACACGCTGTTCGCGTTGGTCGATGGCAAGATCATGTTTGATCGCAAGGGGCGCCGCATCAATGTTGTTGCTCCGGAAACGGCGTAGCGCGAGAAGGCTGTTGCCTTCAATCGAATGAACATCAGGATGCCTTCTGGCATCCTTTTTTTATGCAAGCAACGATGTGCCAGCTCGCTGCGTCGTTTACTTGCACGGACCAGACGTCAAGTTTCACTCCTTATCTTTTCACACCGCGAACATTGTTCGCGATCTCATGTTTGTAGACCAAGTCCACGTAGAAGTTTCCGGCGGAAGAGGCGGCCACGGCTGTATCAGTTTCCGACGCGAGAAATATGTCCCACGCGGAGGTCCCGATGGTGGCGACGGCGGTGATGGAGGGAGTGTGATTCTGGTCGCCAAAGCTGGCGTCAACAGCTTGGTGGCTCTGGCCAACAAACATCACATCAAAGCCAGGAGTGGCAACAACGGGCAAGGCTCTGGTCGACACGGTGCCGGGGCGGACGACCTGGCCATTGAAGTTCCACCAGGCACGGTCGTGATGGATTCGACCAACGGTTTGGTGATCAAAGATCTTGCGGATGGCGAAACGGTTATCGCTGCTCGTGGTGGCAAAGGCGGGCGAGGCAACACCCGATTCAAATCAT is part of the Mariniblastus fucicola genome and harbors:
- the rpmA gene encoding 50S ribosomal protein L27, coding for MAHKKGQGSSRNGRDSNAQRRGVKKFGGESVVAGNILIRQVGNKWHPGKGVGQGKDYTLFALVDGKIMFDRKGRRINVVAPETA